The region ACGTATGGCGTCGAGCCGGAAGCCGGCGACGACGCGCTGCAATCCTTGCGTGCCGGCAAGATCATCCACATCGACACGCCGAAGACCATCGCCGACGGCGCCCAGACCCAGCATCTCGGTCATTACACGTTCGAGATCATCCGCCGTGATGTGACCGACATCCTGACCGTCAGCGACAACGAGCTGGTGGCATGCATGCGTTTCTATGCGGAGCGCATGAAGATGATCGTCGAGCCGACCGGCTGCCTCAGCTTCGCCGCCGTGCGCAAGATGAAGGCGCAGCTCAAGGGCAAACGCATCGGCGTCATCGTCAGCGGCGGCAATGTCGACCTGGCCAAACTGTCGGGCTATTTTGCCGCGACCTGAAACTCTTCCCGCTTTCCATCCGACCTCAAGGAAATCCACACAATGAGCAATATCGGCAATATCAGCAGCAGCAGCAACGCCGGCAATACCGACAATACCGACAATACCGACAACATCGCATTGCGCACGCTGTACCCGCCCATCGCGCCGTATGAGAGCGGCATGCTCGACGTCGGCGACGGCCATAGCGTGTATTGGGAAACCTGCGGCAATCCCAAAGGCAAGCCGGTGGTGTTCCTGCACGGCGGTCCGGGCGGCGGTTGCGGTCCTTCGCACCGGCAACTCTTCAATCCCGAGAAATATCGCATCGTGCTGTTCGATCAGCGCGGTTGCGGCCGTTCGCTGCCGCATGCCAATCTGGACGCCAACACCACCTGGGACCTGGTGGCCGATATCGAACGCCTGCGCGTGCTGCTGGGCGTCGACAAGTGGCAGGTGTTCGGCGGTTCATGGGGCAGCACCTTGGCGCTGGCCTACGCCGAGACGCATCCCGAGCGCGTCAGCGAGCTGGTGCTGCGCGGCATCTTCCTGCTGCGGCAAGCCGAGCTGGAGTGGTATTACCAGGAAGGCGCCTCATGGCTGGCGCCGGACCGCTGGGACGAGTTCCTGGCGCCGATTCCGGAAGCCGAGCGCGGCGATCTCATGAGCGCCTACCGCAAACGGCTGGTCGGCGACGACGAAGCCGCCAGGCTGGAAGCGGCGCGCACCTGGAGCCGCTGGGAAGCCAGCACCGTGACGCTGGTGCCGGATGAAGGCATGATCGCGGGCTTCAGCGACCCGCACTTTGCGCTGGCGTTCGCGCGCATCGAGAACCATTACTTCGTTCACCACGGCTTCATGGAAGAAGGCCAGCTGCTGGCCAATGCGGGGCGTCTCAAGGGCATTCCGGGCGTGATCGTGCAGGGCCGCTATGACATCGTCACGCCGGCGAAGTCGGCATGGGACCTGCACAAGGCCTGGCCGGATGCAACCTTGCACCTGGTCGGCAGCGCCGGCCACGCGTACAACGAGCCGGGCATCCTTGACCAGCTGATCCGCGCCACCGACGGCTTTGCCGAGTGAACAGGCGCTCAGTCCGGGCGCGTCTTGTGCGACACGACTTCGTCGATCAGGCCGTATTCCCTGGCGCGTTCGGATGACATGAAGTTGTCGCGTTCGAGGTCGCCGGCGATGCGCTCTATCGGCTGGCGGGTGTGATGGGCCAGGATGCCGTTGAGGCGTTCACGCAGGTAGAGGATTTCGCGCGCCTGGATTTCGACGTCGGTTGCGCTTCCCTGCGAACCGCCGGACGGCTGGTGCACCATGATGCGGGCGTTAGGCAAGGCCAGCCGCTTGCCGGGTGCGCCGGCCGCCAGCAGGATGGCGCCCATGCTGGCCGCGAAGCCGGTGCACAGGGTCGAGACCTGCGGCCGGATGAACTGCATGGTGTCGTAGATCGCCAGCCCGGCATAAACCACGCCGCCCGGTGAATTGATATAAAGCGAGATGTCCTTGTCGGGATCTTCCGACTCGAGGAACAGCAACTGCGCCACGATCAGGTTTGCCGACTGATCGGTGACCGGCCCGACCAGGAAGATGATGCGCTCGCGCAGCAGCCTCGAGTAGATGTCGTAGGCGCGTTCCGAACGCCCCGATTGCTCGACGACGGTGGGGACCAGGTCCAGGGCGCGAGGGGAAAATGCAGGCATGGCGTGTCCTTTTTCGTGAAATGTTGATGTAAGGACATGACGGTTGCCGCCGGCCTTGCGTGACGGCATGAAAATATTTTTCGCACGCTGTCACGTTTTGGCCGGCCCGGACGTCAACGAAGAGCAGTCGCCCGGCGCTGCCCATATGGAGAAATCACATGACAAGAAACCCGATCAGCGCCACCGCCACGTTCGAAGCCGCACGGCGGCGGCTGCTGTCGATCGCCTACCGCATGCTCGGTAGCGTGGCCGAGGCGGAAGACGTCGTCCAGGAAACCTGGATTCGTTGGCACGAAGCGCAGGACCTGCCGCTCAAAACACCGGTGGCCTGGCTGACCACCGTCGCCACGCGGCTGGCGATAGACCGCCTGCGGCATCTGCAGCATGAGCGCGCCGCCACCGCCGTGCCCTGGCTGCCTGAGCCGTGGATGGACGCGTGCGCGCCGTCGGCCGAAGACGCGGTGTCGATGCTGTCGGACCTGTCGTATGGCGTGCTGCTGATGCTGGAACGCCTGAGTCCGGATGAGCGGGCGGCCTTGCTGCTGCACGAAGTGTTCGATTGCCAGTACGAGGAGATCGCACGCACGCTGGACAAGACGGCGGTGCATTGCCGGCAACTGGTGCGCAGGGCGAAGGAGCGCGTGCAGTCGGACCGGGTACGCCGGATTGCGGACGAACAGGTGTGCCGCGAGACGGCGCAAGAGTTCGTGGCGGCGATCTGTCGCCAGGACAAGCAGGCCCTGCTGCAATTGCTGGCGCCGGATGCCGTGGTGGTGGGCAATGGTGGTATTGGCGGGATCGGTACGCAGGCGGCGAGCGGTTTTGTCGGCGCCCTCATGTCAATGAGCATGCCGGGCATGCGGATCGAATGCGCCGGCATCAACGGCGGATGGGGCGCGACATTTTTGCAGCACGGAAAAATTGTTCTCGCGCTCAGCTTCGCGATGGACGGACCGGCGATCCGCACGGTGTATGCGATCGCCGACCCGGGCCGGCATGGACAGAGCGCTGCGCCGGCGGTTTTGCAGTTGCTGCAAGAAGCCATCGCGGCTTGACTGTCAAATAGCAAGAAGCGCCGTGCGCGCCCGCTCGCTTTGCCTCATCATGGCGGCTTGCGCGCGGCATTCCACTTATCGACATGACAACAACAACCAGCAACGACGTACCAGGACTGATCACGGCGGAGGACGGCAAGGTGTATTGCGCCTGGCATGTGGCCATGCCCGAATACCATGGCGGCGAATGGGGCAGGCCGGTGGCCGATGACGTGCGGCTGTTCGAGAAGATTTGCCTGGAGGGATTCCAGTCCGGGCTGGCGTGGATCACCATCCTGCGCAAGCGCGAGAATTTCCGCGCCGCGTTCGACGGTTTCGATTTCCATCGCGTGGCGCGCTACACGGAGCAAGACGTGGAACGCCTGCTCGGCGACGCCGGCATTATTCGCAACCGCGCCAAGATCGTCTCCGCCATCAACAACGCCCGCCGCGCCATCGAACTGGTCGACGAAGCCGGTTCGCTGGCGGCCTGGTTCTGGCAATTCGAACCCGCCGCAAAAGACCGGCCCAAGATCCTCACGCTCGACTATTGGCAGGCCAATCCCACCTCGGAAGCCTCGGTGGCGTTGTCGAAAGCACTCAAGAAACGCGGCTGGACCTTCGTCGGCCCGACCACGATTTATGCCTTCATGCAGGCGATGGGTCTGGTCAATGACCACCTGACCGGCTGCGCCTGCCGCAAGACGGTGGAAGCAGAGCGCAAGACGTTCCGGCGACCGGGTTGAATCAGATTCCCCCCATGCACAAGTACTTGATGACCAGGTAGTCGTCGATGCCGTAGTGCGATCCCTCGCGTCCCATGCCCGATTGCTTGACGCCGCCGAACGGGGCGACTTCGTTGGAGATCAGGCCGGTATTGATGCCGACGATGCCGCTTTCCAGTGCTTCGGCAACACGCCAGATGCGGCCGATATCACGCGAATAGAAATAGCTGGCCAGTCCGAACTCGGTATCGTTGGCCTGCGCCAGCACTTCATCATCCGTCTTGAAACGGAACAGCGGCGCCATCGGACCGAAGGTTTCTTCGCGCGCGATCTTCATGTCGGCGGTGACGTCGGCAATCACGGTCGGCTCGAAGAACCCGTGTCCCAGCGCATGGCGCTTGCCGCCCAACAGCACGCGCCCACCCTTGGCGAGGGCGTCGGCGACGTGCTGTTCGACTTTCTGTACTGCTTTCTCGTCGATCAGCGGACCTTGTGTGACGCCGCTATCGAGACCGTTGCCGACCTTCAGCTTCGCCACGGCGGCGACCAGCTTGTCGGCAAACTGGTTGTAGACGCCGTCTTGTACGTAGATGCGATTGGCGCAGACGCAGGTTTGTCCGGTATTGCGGAACTTGGAGGCGATCGCGCCTTCTACCGCCGCGTCGAGATCGGCATCGTCGAACACGATGAAGGGCGCATTGCCGCCCAGTTCCAGCGATATCTTCTTGATGGTCGCCGCGCATTGCTCCATCAGCAGCTTACCGACTGCGGTCGAGCCGGTGAAGCTCAGCTTGCGCACGATGGGGTTGCCCGTCATCTCGGCGCCGATCACCTTGGATGAACCGGTGACGACGTTCAATACGCCGGCCGGCACGCCTGCACGTTCGGCCAGCACCGCCAGCGCCAATGCGGAAAACGGCGTCGCCTCGGCCGGCTTGAGCACCATCGGACAGCCCGCCGCGAGCGCAGGACCGGCCTTGCGCGTAATCATCGCCGCCGGGAAATTCCATGGCGTGATGGCCGCACAGACGCCGATCGGTTCCTTGATGACGACGATGCGGTTGTCGGGCGCCGGCGAGGGAATGGTGTCGCCATAAGTACGTTTGGCTTCTTCGCCGAACCATTCGATGAACGAGGCGGCGTAAGCGATTTCGCCCTTGGATTCGGCCAGCGGTTTGCCTTGCTCGGCCGTCATGATCAGGGCCAGGTCGTCGGCGTTGGCGAGCATCAGATCGTTCCATTTACGCAGGACGGCGGCGCGCTCCCTGGCGGTTTTCTTGCGCCAGGCCGGCCATGCCGCCTGCGCGGCCTCGATCGCGCGCCGGGTTTCATCCGTGCCCATGTCGGGTACCGTGCCGAGCTTGTCGCCGGTGGCCGGATTGGTGACGGCGCGCGTACCGCCGTCGTCGGCATTGCACCAGGCGCCGTTGATGTAGCCCTGCTGACGCAGCAGGGAAGGATCTTTGAGTTGCAGCATTGATAACTCCTGTCCGTTGAGAAGCGCTGCGGCAATCACGATGTCTCCCGCAGATAATCTTTTGGATCGGATTCGGCTGAAAGGTTCGGAGGTTTTTCGGCGCGGAAAAGAACAAGGCCCGTTGCGCATGAAGCACAACGGGCCTTGGATCGGGGCGATTCGGATTCAGGCAAACACGCTGCGATACCAAGCGAGGGCGCGGCCGAGGAAGCCGTCGGCTTCTTCTTCAAACAGATACGGTTTCTTGTCGCGCAGGCGATCGAGGATTTCCTTTTCTTCCTTTTCCTTGACCGTGCCGTAGGCGATGCCGAGTGTGAGCAGCGTGCGCAGCGAGCCGAGTTTTTCCCTGGCGACGGCGCCGCGTGCATGTTCGACCGCGATCTTGGCGTCGTGCAGTTGCTGCGCCCACGAACGCGCCAGACGCCATGCCGGGGTCTTCAGCGCCTCTTCGGCCTTGGCGATGCTGATCGCCGCCGACTTGATTTGCGCGGCGAGGACGTCGATCTGCGATTCGTCGCCCTTGGCTTGCTTGACGATGGATGTCGCCCAGGCCTTCGACGCGGCGGTCAGTTCATCGATGCTCCAGTCATGCCGCACGGCGATATGGAAACCGTAATTGGAGGCTTGCGAGATCAGGATCGCGACCACGTCGGGAAAGTCCTTGTCGAGCGCGCGCTTGGCCCATGCGTACTGGCCCGACAGCATCAGGTGCTGCACGGCGGCTTCGGTCAGGAAGGTGGTGTTGTCGGAGAGTTTCGCCAGCATGAAGCTCTCGAAGGTCGGCGAGACAAATCCCGAATCGCACTTCAGCGAGAGGCGATTGAAGTTCTTGTAGTCGCGGTCGAGCGAATCGTAGACTTCATCTTTGAGGTTGAGATTGAGTTTTTTCATAGTGTTTCCCTGGAGCCCTGGCGTGTTGTCGGATCGACATGCATGACGCTGCCGACCTTCGAAATTTTAATCGCAAATCAGCCGCCGCATTGAATTCGCAGCGAGAGGGCATGGTGCATGAGGGTTAACGGCAGCAATCGGGAAAACTTTTCCTGTGGAAATTTCGCGGAAAAAAAGAAGCCCGGCAAACCCGGGCTTTTTCGCATGCATCGGCAAGGTTTCCCCTAGAATACGCCCACTCAGATACGCCCACTCAGCCTTGAAAGCACACACCATGGACAGCAAGCCGCAACCCGATATGGTCACCATCGTGATCCAGCACGACATCCGCGCCGGTGCGCATGCGCTGTATCGGCTACAAGCCGCAGGAGCCGTTCCTGTTCGACGGCAGCCTGGCGGCCAACATCTTCGTGGGCGACCGCATCGGCAGCGACGAATATGAAGCGGCGCTAGCGGTATCCGGCGTGGACGACCTGATTGCGCGCGGTGAGCTGCGTCTGGACCAGATGCTCAAGGCGCCCGGCAACCTGTCCGGCGGTCAGCGCCAGATGGTAGCGCTGGCGCGTGCGGTAGCGGGCATGCCGACCGTGATGCTGCTGGATGAACCGACTACCGGCATCGACCTGTCGACGGAAACCAGGATCATCCAGAAACTCATGGCGTATTCGGCGCAACGCACTCTGGTGGTGGCGACACATAGCACCGCTCTGCTCAGGTGCATGGATCGCATCATCGTGCTCAACGACGGCAAGATCGTCGCCGACGGACCGAGCGCGGCGATCTTGCAGCAGTAGTAACGGTAACAGCAACAATAGCAGCAACAGCGGCAACAGCAGCAACAGCGGCAACAGCAGCAACAGCAGCAACAGCGGCAACAGCAGCAACAGCAGCAACAGCAGCAACAGCAGCAACAGCAGCAACAGCAGCAACAGCAGCAACAGCAGCAACAGCAGCAACAGCAGCAACAGCAGCAACAGCGGCATCGAACGGAAAAAGGGCAGTGCGGCGAAGCCATCGTGCGCTGCCATGATTATGTGATTGACTTCCTCAGCGAGGTTTGACATGGCGACAGCAGCTTCATCGAAAGCAAGTTCGGCAAATCCGGCCAATTCGGCAAACGCAGCCAATGCCGCGCAGGCCGTCACCGGCTCCGCGCGCGTGACCATGCCCGATCAGAACGGCAGCTTCCATCTCAACGTGCCGCGCGGTGCGGTCAAGCACGTGCAGGTGGTGGACGTCGACATGGTCCTGCAGCTTGAAGACGGCAGCAAGGTCGTCCTGGCCGGCGGCGCGATGGGCGCCATGGACGAGAAGTCGAAGATTGTTTTCGCCGATGCCTCGCAGGACACCGGCCGCTTGCTCGACCTGGTCGGCAAGATCCCGCTGCGCAACAATGACCAGTCGCTGATACTCAATTCCGATCCGGTGAATACTCAGGACCGTGCCAATAATTCCGATAGCCACGGTGTGCCGGAAAACCACTTCACCTCCAACAACAATTCGGCCCAGGTCAATCCAGCCGCCACCAGCCAGTTGGCCAAGATCATCCAGGACAACGCCGGTTCGCTGACCAGCAACGGCCTGCAAAATCTGGTGCTGCCGTCGATCCCGGTGCCGCCTGCGCCGCCGGTGACGACCGGCGCCGATTCGCTGATCAAACAAGTATCCCCGGAGATATCGGAGCGTCCGGGTTCGGTGCTGACACCGATCGTGGTGGGCCCGCAAACGCCGGCGATGACGCTCAACCTGCTCAACCTGACAACCCAGACCCAGGTCGGCAGCGTGCTGCACGGCAGCGGCGGCTCGGTCGCCTCGGCCATCGACGGTTCCAACTCGGTGCAGTTTGCGCCGCAGGTGATCAACGCCGGCAACGATGTCCATACCATCTACGCCACCAGCAGCAACACGCAGAGCGATTTCATCAAGATATTCAAGGTCAACGTCACCGGCGACGGTACCGTGAAATCCGTGCTGATCAGCGGCGTGCCGTCAACCATGACGATTTTGAACGCGGTCAATCTGGGTGGCGGCAACTATCAGATCACGCCGGCTGCCGGTGAAAAGACCTTCGACCTGCAAGTGCAATACACCACCACGGCGGCCGATCCGACCCGGCCGACGGCGCCGACGGCGACCATCAATTTCGACGTGTCGGTGCTGACCAGCGATGGTCTTACGCACCTGCTAGATTCGCGCGTCGTGGTGATCAAGGATGCCAGTTCCTACACCGACCTGACCTATCTCGATCCGGCCACCGGCAAGAGCGTATGGGTGTTGCCGGCGCAGGGCGTGCCGCATGAAATCCATGCCGGCGACGGCGGTGTCACGATCTACGGCAGCAACGCCAACGACCTGCTCTATGGCGGCGTGGGCGTGGACACCATTATCGGCGGCAGCGGCAACACCTATTTCGAAGGCGGCGCCGGCGCCGACGTGCTGACTGGCGGTACGCAGGGCATCAATACGGCCGGTTACAAGAATTCCGCTGCGGGCGTGACGATCGATCTCGTCACCGGCGTGGGCACCGGCGGCGACGCCCAGGGCGACGTGCTGAGCAACATCCAGAACCTGATCGGCAGTGCTTCCAGCGACACCTTCGTTGCCAACGGCAAGGTCAATCGTCTCGATGGCGGCACGGGAGGCTCCGATACGGTGTCCTACGCGCATTCGACGGCCGGCGTGACGGTCAACCTGATCACCGGTCTGGGCAGCAACGGCGACGCCGAAGGCGATACCTACGTTCATATCCAGAATGTGATCGGCAGCGCGTCCGGCGACATGTTCATCGCCAACACTCAGGCCAATAGCTTCAACGGCGGCAGCGGCGGTTCCGACACGGTTTCGTACGCCAGCTCGGCGGCCGGCGTGACGGTCAACCTGAGCACCGGCGTCGGCACCGGCGGTTCGGCGCAGGGCGACACCTATGTCCATATCCAGAATGTCATCGGCAGCGCCTTCGCCGACACCTTCGTCGGCAATATCGACGTCAACAATTTCGACGGCGGCAGCGGCGGCCAGGACACGGTCAGCTACGCCAACTCGGCAGCCGGTGTGTCGGTCAATTTCGTCAGCGGACGCGGTGTCGGCGGCGATGCCGAAGGCGACACCTACAGCCACATTCAGAACGTGATCGGCAGCGCCTTCGATGACGTCTTCATCGCCGGCATCGACAGCGTCAATTTCAATGGCGGCAGCGGTGGTTCCGATACCGTCAACTACGGTGCGTCGACCGGCGGCATCATCGCCAACATGGTCACCATGACCGGCAGCGGCGGTTACGCGCAGAACAACACGTATACAAACTCCGAAAAAAATTAACTGTGGACGGTCGCCCTCTTGTAACTATCCGAACGGCCTATAGCCAAGGATATCGATTGGATCCTGTAGACACCGATCTCGTCGATACTGCTTTCCAAGAACCGCAAGAAGCCACTGGCAATTAGGACGCAGGAGTATTTTCTCTTCCCTCCACGGGCGGCACTTTCGGATGCAAGGTTGAGTGTTGGAAGTCGGTGGGATGCAGATGGCCCCAACAAAAAAAGCGACCAGTGGTCGCTTTTTTTGTTGATGCGGCTTCTTGTCGAGAGCCCGTCGCACAAACATCCCTAATGCATCTTCCCTCTTGTTCGGTGGTGAAGTTTAGCGCTTGGCCCCATTGATCATCTCATGCAACTCCAAACGGTTGTACGCCACTCGCAATGCATCGCGTGATGAAATACTTTTTTTCACCACTAATTGCAGCAAAACCTCATTCAGGGTCCGCGACATATTATCCTCCTTGCGCCTCATGAAATCGCCGATCATGTGAAGTTTGGACGGATCGGTGATAAATGGAGCAATCTGCTGATTGTTGTTAAACACCATTTCACTCGCCATAATCTGATGCTGCCCATCCTCGGACGGAATCAAGCTTTGAAATACTACCCCAACCAAGCTCTCGGCCAAAGTAGCCGCACGTTGAATACGCTGATCTTGCGGAAAAAAACTAAGCAACTTGGTAATTGCCCTCACTGCGCTACTGGTATGGAGCGTTGCCAAAACAAGATGACCTGACTCGCCCGCATGCAGCACGGTATCAGCGGTATCGAAGTCCCGGATTTCCCCCACCATCAACACATCCGGCTTTTGGCGCAGAGCCTCTCGCAGACCGACAGAAAAACTCGGCGTATCAGTCGGCACTTCTCTTTGAGAAATCATCGACTGCTTGCGATGTAATTCATATTCAATGGGCTCTTCGATCGTTACTATGTGCCCTTGGCGAGTTGTATTGATGTAGTCGAGCATCGACGCAATGCTCGTCGTTTTACCTGCCCCGGTGGGGCCGGTCACCAAGATGATGCCTTTGGAGGCTTCCAGCATCGTTTTCACATAACCGGGCAATCCGGTGCGCTCAAGTGTGAGCGGCTCGACGGGAAAGCGACGAATGGAAACCCCCACTTTGCTGCCGCCTGCCATGCGATAGATATTGCAGCGCAGACGCCATTGTTCAAGAACATAAGAACAATCGATTGCGCCATCGATTATTTTATCTTCCCAATCTTCGTCGATCGTGCTTAAGAAAGGTACTAAATTTTCGATGGAGACCGGCATATCATCAACTGGCTGCCAGCCTCGGGGAGTCTTCAGCATGAGGGGTTGATTTTGCTCGACATGAATGTCCGAGAATATCCGCGAAGAATTGACCAAACCGAGCAATTCTTTTTGGAGATCACGAACGAGAAAATGGTCATGTGACATTCAGCACCTAATTCCTAAACACTTTATCCTGAGAGAGACATCAAATCTCGTGTGAATCCTAGACTCAAATGCAGTCTACTATACCTATGTTCTCCGTCGCAAATGTTCATCATGCTCCTTTTGCCGAATCTAGAAATGTGTTTGTAAGTGGCAAAAAAATTCAACATTTTCCAGGCGAAATTGCCGCTTGCCTATCCGAGCAAATAACCGCGATCCGAGCAAATGATCGAAATGCTGCTCATGTTCGCATTCCTTGCCCATCTTTGGGGCGTAGTGCCGCGCGATCGCACAACTAATCGCCATACAATGCATTTCGCAGTAGTATGCCGAGTTCCTGTCGCGATAGCATGCAAGTGCGAGCTCTTCGCGCAAAATGCTGTACTTCAAACTGTGCGCTCTAATGAGGCGCTCCCTCATTCTGGAACCTAGCAAGGAGGTCATTCCACTCAGATAGAAATAGAAATCTGAGGACCTTAATGGTGAAAACGACATATTTGCAAATAACGAGCCCGGCACGGATTTTTTGTGAGGAACCACCTTGGAATATGTTCTTACAACCAGCTGAATCAGCCACCCAATGTGCCTGGCTTTATCATCTGGTCGGCAATCAATACTGCTGGGATGCAGACCGTCAGAACTGGACTAATTCGGATTGGGAAAGTTACTTTGAACGCGATAACGTAGATATCTCTGTCATAAAATCTGAATCAAGGGAACTTTTGGGCTACTGCGAGTTAAATTCACACTCGGACAATTCAATAGAAATTCTCTACTTTGGATTGTGTCCCGAGCATGTCGGCCGAGGAATGGGAGGCGCTGCGCTCAAGCTGGTCCTTGCTCGTTGCCGAGAACTCGGTAGCGCACGTATTTGGCTACACACATGTACGTTGGATCACCCTGTCGCACTCTCAAATTATTACAAGCGAGGTTTCGAATTCTGGAAGGATGCGGTACACGACTCTCGCTCATAGAATCGGCTGTCATCAAGTGGGCCGGGAGGGAGAACAAATTCCAGTCGCCGCTTGGCCATTAAACGGGCACCAGACCAGCCTACCCACCTGACGCCGAAAGACGCGTCGGGGCCGATCAGCAAAAAACCTAGTAAAGTGCGCCGCGCCGGAGGCGCATTACAACCCTGCCGGCGATATGAGTTTGTGAAGAACAACGACAACGCCTCCTCGAGATCAGCGCGCAACACGGTGAATACCGCAAGAGCTGCGACATCAAGGCCCCGACGCAGAACTTCTTGGAGGTACCGTGGAAGGCTTCGGTAAACCAATTTATTTGTTAGGGTTACAGAGTTAGGGATCCCTAAGAGTCTTTACCGCAGTATGCCCCTCCTTCGCAATTTGCTAGGAGCGACCAATAAGTACTTATCCCCAGATTCTGTGGACAGGCTTGTGGATAAGTGGTGCGAAAAAATGTGCAAGAGGTTGATTTGCAAGAAATTTTGTTCTACCTTCGTAGTCCATTGCAGTCCACGAATATTTCCAAGTCAGGCGCTGGGATTAGGAGTTGCCGAACAAAAAAACCAAAAATAGTATGTAAATCTGACAACAATTTCAAGGCCTAGCCATCTATAGACCCCCAGTCTATTCAGAATAAGTGAATACCGTTCGATGATGTGAGCAGTACCGATTAGGTTCTTCCAGCACCCAGGTATGCGTAGATGTGGACCATGGCTAAAAGATTGCCGGTAGAGTGGGCACGGGTGACAAAAACCGTCGCTATGTTTTACCGCAAATCGTTGAACTGTCTACCGCCGTGAACATTATTCCGTGAACAAATTGCGCCCACTTCTAAAATTCACCTTTGCGAATCAACTGCTTAGAGAAACATGAACATATGACATTGAGGACTCGTAAAGTAGTATATGAGAGCGGCAAGCCCGGAACAAACCGGCCCGCCCACATGCAGATCAAAGATTGTCTTTGAAGAACGGCACTACCTTGGCCATGGCGACGGCCACCGGCTCCGGCTTGTCGTACAGATCATAGTGCGACCACCCTTCGGCCACGACGATGTGCTTGTTTGCCGTGGCGGCGCGGCTGTAGATCTCCCAGCCGTCGCGGTAGGCGCCGAAGCCTCCCGGCTTGTCGCCAATCACAACCATCAGCGGCTGAGTCAGCAGCACTTCTGCGTTGGTATCCAGCGATCTACCGCCTGGGAATTTGATGCGTTGCTCCGGAATGGGCTCCGGCTTGCTCAGCAAGGGTCACAACGCATTCACAGGGATCTTCAGATAAGCCACGCCATTGCTTTCCGGCGCCGGCAACTGGCCCGCGCAGATGTTGACCTGAATCGCAGGCAGAATGAGCGTCGGCATGACCAATGTCCCATCGCGGCTTTGGCGCATGGCAACGAAATCGCTCTCGTCAACGCCGTCGTGCAGATGGATGTTTGCAGCACGCTGTTCGGCGACGGTGGTCTCCCATTTCGGCGCTCGTCCTTCGGGTGGGTAGTCGTGGCACATGAACAGCCGGGTCGTCGCCGGGAAAGACAGCAGCTTGCGCACCGAACGATACAGCGCGCGTGCATCTCCGCCGGGAAAATCGCAGCGGGCGCTTCCCACGTCCGGCATGAACAACGTGTCGCCGACGAAAACCGCCTGTGGCGTACCGTCGGCGTCTTCGATCATGTAGGCCATATCCGCCGGCGTGTGCCCAGGAACATGCAGCGCGCGCATTCGCAGACTGCCCACCTGAAACGCCTGGTCGGCATGGAACAGGTGGTCAAACTGGGAACCATCGAGGTGAAATGTCGAGTCGAGATTGAACACATCCCTGAACGTGCGCTGAACCACCCGGATTGCCTCGCCGATGGCGATGGTGCCGCCCAAATGCTGTTTCAGATAAGGTGCCGCGGAAAGATGGTCTGCATGCGCGTGCGTCTCCAGCAGCCATTGCACGGAGAGCTTCCGGGTTCGCACGAAATCGATCACCTTGTCGGCGGATGCGGTTGAGGTCCGCCCGGACCTGGG is a window of Herbaspirillum hiltneri N3 DNA encoding:
- a CDS encoding alpha/beta hydrolase family protein; amino-acid sequence: MLLTQPLMVVIGDKPGGFGAYRDGWEIYSRAATANKHIVVAEGWSHYDLYDKPEPVAVAMAKVVPFFKDNL
- a CDS encoding GNAT family N-acetyltransferase, producing the protein MFLQPAESATQCAWLYHLVGNQYCWDADRQNWTNSDWESYFERDNVDISVIKSESRELLGYCELNSHSDNSIEILYFGLCPEHVGRGMGGAALKLVLARCRELGSARIWLHTCTLDHPVALSNYYKRGFEFWKDAVHDSRS
- a CDS encoding MBL fold metallo-hydrolase gives rise to the protein MNSPDVAQSVVVHPFFDEETSTITYVVFGQGDSKCAVIDPVLNYDPRSGRTSTASADKVIDFVRTRKLSVQWLLETHAHADHLSAAPYLKQHLGGTIAIGEAIRVVQRTFRDVFNLDSTFHLDGSQFDHLFHADQAFQVGSLRMRALHVPGHTPADMAYMIEDADGTPQAVFVGDTLFMPDVGSARCDFPGGDARALYRSVRKLLSFPATTRLFMCHDYPPEGRAPKWETTVAEQRAANIHLHDGVDESDFVAMRQSRDGTLVMPTLILPAIQVNICAGQLPAPESNGVAYLKIPVNAL
- a CDS encoding type IV pilus twitching motility protein PilT codes for the protein MSHDHFLVRDLQKELLGLVNSSRIFSDIHVEQNQPLMLKTPRGWQPVDDMPVSIENLVPFLSTIDEDWEDKIIDGAIDCSYVLEQWRLRCNIYRMAGGSKVGVSIRRFPVEPLTLERTGLPGYVKTMLEASKGIILVTGPTGAGKTTSIASMLDYINTTRQGHIVTIEEPIEYELHRKQSMISQREVPTDTPSFSVGLREALRQKPDVLMVGEIRDFDTADTVLHAGESGHLVLATLHTSSAVRAITKLLSFFPQDQRIQRAATLAESLVGVVFQSLIPSEDGQHQIMASEMVFNNNQQIAPFITDPSKLHMIGDFMRRKEDNMSRTLNEVLLQLVVKKSISSRDALRVAYNRLELHEMINGAKR
- a CDS encoding ATP-binding cassette domain-containing protein, whose protein sequence is MRCIGYKPQEPFLFDGSLAANIFVGDRIGSDEYEAALAVSGVDDLIARGELRLDQMLKAPGNLSGGQRQMVALARAVAGMPTVMLLDEPTTGIDLSTETRIIQKLMAYSAQRTLVVATHSTALLRCMDRIIVLNDGKIVADGPSAAILQQ
- a CDS encoding beta strand repeat-containing protein; protein product: MATAASSKASSANPANSANAANAAQAVTGSARVTMPDQNGSFHLNVPRGAVKHVQVVDVDMVLQLEDGSKVVLAGGAMGAMDEKSKIVFADASQDTGRLLDLVGKIPLRNNDQSLILNSDPVNTQDRANNSDSHGVPENHFTSNNNSAQVNPAATSQLAKIIQDNAGSLTSNGLQNLVLPSIPVPPAPPVTTGADSLIKQVSPEISERPGSVLTPIVVGPQTPAMTLNLLNLTTQTQVGSVLHGSGGSVASAIDGSNSVQFAPQVINAGNDVHTIYATSSNTQSDFIKIFKVNVTGDGTVKSVLISGVPSTMTILNAVNLGGGNYQITPAAGEKTFDLQVQYTTTAADPTRPTAPTATINFDVSVLTSDGLTHLLDSRVVVIKDASSYTDLTYLDPATGKSVWVLPAQGVPHEIHAGDGGVTIYGSNANDLLYGGVGVDTIIGGSGNTYFEGGAGADVLTGGTQGINTAGYKNSAAGVTIDLVTGVGTGGDAQGDVLSNIQNLIGSASSDTFVANGKVNRLDGGTGGSDTVSYAHSTAGVTVNLITGLGSNGDAEGDTYVHIQNVIGSASGDMFIANTQANSFNGGSGGSDTVSYASSAAGVTVNLSTGVGTGGSAQGDTYVHIQNVIGSAFADTFVGNIDVNNFDGGSGGQDTVSYANSAAGVSVNFVSGRGVGGDAEGDTYSHIQNVIGSAFDDVFIAGIDSVNFNGGSGGSDTVNYGASTGGIIANMVTMTGSGGYAQNNTYTNSEKN